Proteins from one Mycobacterium sp. HUMS_12744610 genomic window:
- a CDS encoding aromatic ring-hydroxylating oxygenase subunit alpha, whose product MTHTIPESAPDPSEREFGEAGIALSSYPFPTGWFIVAFASDLAVGQVKRAHYFGEELVLFRTESGRVHVLDAYCQHLGANLGVGGTVEGEHVVCPWHGWQWRGDGSNALIPYSKIGCKNNVRIRGYPSMEWYGFVLAWHERHGRAPYWTPPVLPELETGEYYPLHPHTQMLNRVKVHPQMIIENAADPYHVQYVHKAANPATTASFEVSGYHLHATVNAHFGGGRAQTWLTPNGPVDAKIIYDNYSLGLGVVRFPSELVATVQVTGQTPVDEDYTDYFYTQASVREPGDTGDVPTGRAARFLALQQEVIKQDFFTWENMKYLERPNLAPEEAHDYAALRRWAHRFYPGPQPSPADFGYTAEGEPDPAAAQA is encoded by the coding sequence GTGACGCATACGATCCCAGAATCGGCCCCGGACCCGTCGGAGCGCGAGTTCGGCGAGGCCGGCATCGCGCTGTCGTCCTACCCGTTTCCCACGGGGTGGTTCATCGTCGCCTTCGCCTCCGATCTCGCGGTCGGCCAGGTCAAGCGCGCGCACTACTTCGGCGAGGAGTTGGTGCTGTTCCGCACCGAGTCGGGCCGGGTCCATGTGCTGGACGCCTACTGCCAGCACCTCGGCGCCAACCTGGGTGTCGGCGGCACCGTGGAAGGCGAGCACGTCGTCTGCCCCTGGCACGGCTGGCAGTGGCGCGGCGACGGGTCCAACGCGCTCATTCCCTACAGCAAGATCGGCTGCAAGAACAACGTGCGCATCCGCGGCTACCCGAGCATGGAGTGGTACGGTTTCGTGCTGGCCTGGCACGAGCGGCACGGGCGGGCACCGTACTGGACCCCGCCGGTGCTGCCCGAACTGGAAACCGGCGAGTACTACCCACTGCACCCGCACACCCAGATGCTCAACCGGGTCAAGGTTCACCCGCAGATGATCATCGAAAACGCCGCCGACCCCTACCATGTGCAGTACGTGCACAAGGCGGCCAATCCGGCCACCACCGCGTCGTTCGAGGTATCCGGGTACCACCTGCACGCCACCGTCAACGCCCATTTCGGCGGCGGGCGGGCGCAGACCTGGCTGACCCCGAACGGCCCCGTCGACGCCAAGATCATCTACGACAACTACTCGCTGGGCCTGGGAGTCGTCCGGTTCCCCAGCGAGCTGGTGGCCACCGTGCAGGTCACCGGGCAGACGCCGGTCGACGAGGACTACACCGACTACTTCTACACCCAGGCCTCGGTGCGCGAGCCCGGCGACACCGGCGACGTGCCCACGGGCCGCGCGGCCCGCTTCCTGGCGCTGCAGCAAGAGGTCATCAAACAGGACTTCTTCACCTGGGAGAACATGAAATACCTCGAGAGGCCGAACCTGGCCCCCGAGGAGGCGCACGACTACGCCGCGTTGCGCCGCTGGGCGCACCGCTTCTACCCGGGCCCGCAGCCCTCGCCCGCCGACTTCGGTTACACCGCCGAAGGGGAACCCGACCCGGCCGCCGCGCAAGCCTGA
- a CDS encoding cytochrome P450 gives MAAVAVDLSDFALWRNGFPDEIFTELRRSQPLFRHEPTPGVARVFSGTVQRGFWVATKHRHAVRLHRDVDSFTATDGPLIQPVGMFASYPTIINMDPPELNKRRKIISNAFNPRGIAKLVDGIRARAARMIDGLLAGGGGDWIADVADALPMTVIGDIIGIPDDDRPRIFDCLDRILQANSPAQRPSRQDYSDLYATIFGYAMELTAEKRRNPADDIWSTLATAVITGEDGERFSLPPNELEFFFFVLTFAGSDTTKNALAGGLQAFVANPGQMERYRAEEAVRSTAVEEVLRWASPVAYWARTTKVDVEMDGLHIPAGERVVSMLRSANRDEEVFPDPFTFDIGRRPNPQVAFGGGGPHHCLGAMLARAELRAVFDELLRCDDIALGPAKVAYPNLTTNMSIYDEMPISLTERR, from the coding sequence ATGGCGGCTGTCGCAGTGGATCTCTCCGATTTCGCATTGTGGCGCAATGGTTTTCCCGATGAAATTTTCACCGAACTGCGCCGCAGCCAACCGCTTTTCCGGCACGAGCCCACCCCGGGCGTCGCGCGTGTGTTTTCCGGGACGGTCCAGCGCGGGTTCTGGGTGGCCACCAAACACCGGCACGCGGTGCGCCTGCACCGCGACGTCGACTCGTTCACCGCGACCGACGGCCCGTTGATCCAGCCGGTCGGGATGTTCGCGTCGTATCCCACGATCATCAACATGGACCCCCCGGAACTGAACAAGCGCCGCAAAATCATCTCGAACGCGTTCAACCCCCGCGGGATCGCCAAACTCGTGGACGGCATCCGGGCGCGTGCCGCGCGGATGATCGACGGCCTGCTCGCCGGCGGCGGTGGCGACTGGATCGCGGACGTCGCCGACGCCCTGCCGATGACGGTCATCGGCGACATCATCGGCATACCGGACGATGACCGGCCACGAATCTTCGACTGCCTGGACCGCATCTTGCAGGCCAACTCGCCCGCACAGCGGCCGAGCCGGCAGGACTACAGCGATCTGTACGCAACGATTTTCGGCTACGCGATGGAGCTCACCGCGGAAAAGCGCCGCAACCCGGCCGATGACATCTGGAGCACGCTGGCGACCGCGGTGATCACCGGCGAGGACGGCGAGCGATTCAGCCTGCCGCCCAACGAACTCGAGTTCTTCTTCTTCGTGCTGACCTTCGCCGGCAGCGACACCACGAAGAACGCGCTGGCGGGCGGGCTGCAGGCGTTCGTGGCCAACCCCGGGCAGATGGAGCGCTACCGTGCCGAGGAGGCGGTGCGCTCGACCGCCGTCGAGGAGGTGCTGCGCTGGGCCTCACCGGTGGCGTACTGGGCCCGCACCACCAAGGTCGACGTCGAAATGGACGGCCTGCACATACCCGCGGGCGAGCGGGTGGTGTCGATGCTGCGCTCGGCGAACCGCGACGAGGAGGTCTTCCCCGACCCGTTCACCTTCGACATCGGCCGCCGGCCCAACCCGCAGGTGGCCTTCGGCGGTGGCGGGCCGCACCACTGCCTGGGCGCCATGCTGGCGCGGGCGGAGCTTCGCGCGGTCTTCGACGAGCTGCTGCGCTGCGACGACATCGCCCTGGGTCCGGCCAAGGTGGCCTACCCGAATTTGACCACCAACATGTCGATCTACGACGAGATGCCGATCTCGCTGACCGAGCGCCGGTAG